In Chitinophagales bacterium, one DNA window encodes the following:
- the phoU gene encoding phosphate signaling complex protein PhoU: MATEELGTKKMIHLDIELQRLKNEINEMGLLVQHQLKKSIDALVYMDKHLAREVIFQERRVNAEELKIDRDCENIMALFNPVAIDLRLVFASFKINGHLERIGDNAKGISRYVTEMEHPYDQQLLNDLNLVPMYELADSMIADNLVAFEQSNTSEARNIFSKDVDIDEFNKNATHTISAYIRDHTDDIVPILNLISVIRKLERIGDLNKNIAEEIIFFVEANVLKHEKEKI; this comes from the coding sequence ATGGCAACAGAAGAATTGGGAACAAAAAAAATGATTCATCTCGATATAGAGTTGCAAAGACTAAAAAACGAGATCAATGAAATGGGTCTATTGGTACAGCACCAATTAAAAAAAAGCATTGACGCCCTGGTTTATATGGATAAACACCTGGCAAGAGAAGTGATTTTTCAGGAGCGGAGGGTAAATGCCGAAGAATTGAAAATAGACCGCGATTGTGAAAATATTATGGCGCTGTTTAACCCGGTGGCTATAGACCTGCGGCTGGTTTTTGCCTCTTTTAAAATTAACGGACACCTGGAGCGGATTGGAGATAATGCGAAAGGTATTTCCCGCTACGTAACCGAAATGGAGCATCCTTATGATCAGCAACTATTAAATGATTTAAACCTGGTGCCAATGTATGAATTGGCCGACTCCATGATCGCCGATAACCTGGTAGCCTTTGAACAATCGAACACTTCCGAAGCACGGAATATTTTCAGCAAAGACGTGGATATTGACGAGTTCAATAAGAATGCAACGCATACCATTTCAGCATACATCCGGGACCATACGGATGATATCGTTCCCATCCTTAATCTCATTTCCGTGATACGAAAGCTCGAGCGTATCGGCGATCTTAATAAAAACATTGCGGAAGAAATCATCTTCTTCGTGGAAGCCAATGTATTAAAGCATGAAAAAGAAAAGATCTGA
- a CDS encoding response regulator transcription factor: protein MTELQPRILIVDDEIDILEFISYNLEKQGYKTTVAKDGLEAIRLAKILKPDLILLDIMMPNLDGFSTAEHIRELKELNHSMIVFLTAKSDEESELKGFNIGADDYITKPIKPKLLVSRVKALLRRQSSDSENDIIELGNITIDKDQHHVKVGNEEVFLARKEFDLLVLLSSKPGRVFHRNEILSKVWGDDIVVGDRTIDVHIRKIRMKVGEEIIKTVKGVGYKFEI from the coding sequence ATGACGGAACTGCAGCCACGCATCCTGATAGTGGATGACGAGATTGATATCCTCGAATTCATAAGTTATAATCTCGAGAAACAGGGTTATAAAACCACGGTAGCAAAAGATGGGCTGGAAGCCATCCGTTTGGCAAAAATTTTGAAGCCTGATTTAATTTTGCTGGATATAATGATGCCCAACCTCGATGGGTTTTCTACTGCAGAGCACATCCGTGAACTGAAGGAGCTTAACCATTCGATGATCGTTTTTCTTACTGCTAAAAGTGATGAGGAATCAGAGCTTAAGGGTTTTAATATTGGTGCAGATGATTACATCACAAAACCTATAAAACCAAAATTGCTGGTAAGCCGTGTAAAAGCGTTGCTTCGACGGCAGTCTTCCGATTCAGAAAATGATATTATTGAACTTGGGAACATAACGATTGATAAGGATCAGCACCATGTTAAAGTTGGTAATGAAGAAGTTTTTCTGGCAAGGAAAGAATTTGATCTCTTAGTGCTGCTTTCCTCGAAACCTGGAAGGGTTTTTCACCGCAATGAAATTTTAAGTAAGGTTTGGGGCGATGATATTGTTGTAGGCGATCGCACGATCGATGTGCACATTCGAAAAATTCGAATGAAGGTGGGTGAGGAAATAATTAAGACGGTGAAAGGTGTAGGATATAAATTTGAA
- a CDS encoding phosphate ABC transporter ATP-binding protein, whose product MFKVETIKLNMYYGTTHALKEVTMGIPENNVVAIIGPSGCGKSTYLRLFNRMNDMIDGVRIEGQVLLSGKNIYNGTMRVEEVRKKVGMVFQKPNPFPKSIFENVAYGLRINGVTNKKFIEESVERSLQHAALWGEVKDNLKKPALELSGGQQQRLCIARALAVEPSVILMDEPCSALDPISNAKIEELIYDLKKKYSIVIVTHNMQQAGRVSDKTAFFYLGELIEYNDTKEMFTNPKKERTQNYITGRFG is encoded by the coding sequence ATGTTTAAGGTGGAAACCATAAAGCTTAACATGTATTACGGCACTACTCATGCACTTAAAGAGGTGACTATGGGTATTCCGGAAAATAATGTAGTGGCTATTATTGGTCCGTCGGGATGTGGCAAATCGACCTACCTGCGCCTTTTTAATCGCATGAACGACATGATCGATGGCGTGCGTATAGAGGGGCAAGTGCTTCTGAGCGGAAAAAATATATATAACGGCACGATGCGGGTAGAAGAGGTTCGTAAAAAAGTAGGAATGGTATTTCAAAAGCCCAATCCCTTTCCGAAATCCATCTTTGAAAATGTAGCCTATGGCCTGCGGATTAATGGCGTAACCAATAAAAAATTTATTGAAGAGTCGGTGGAACGTTCGCTTCAGCATGCAGCATTGTGGGGAGAAGTGAAAGATAACCTGAAGAAGCCGGCTCTCGAGTTATCCGGCGGGCAGCAGCAGCGATTATGCATTGCACGCGCACTTGCTGTGGAGCCTTCTGTAATTTTGATGGACGAACCCTGCTCCGCGCTCGACCCGATCAGCAATGCTAAGATTGAGGAATTGATTTATGATCTGAAGAAAAAATATTCTATTGTAATTGTAACGCACAACATGCAGCAGGCGGGTCGTGTGAGTGATAAGACGGCTTTCTTTTACCTGGGTGAATTGATAGAGTATAATGATACGAAGGAGATGTTTACAAATCCTAAAAAAGAAAGAACCCAAAATTATATTACAGGAAGGTTTGGATAA